One window of the Rhodococcus sovatensis genome contains the following:
- a CDS encoding carbohydrate ABC transporter permease, with translation MSTATTNKSKKSTPQTSDGVAIKRRSNWGTGTIWSVVAWVAGIVFFFPVLWMVLTGFKQEADAYSDPPKLFFTPTLDQYRGVLESGIGTALLNSAFATIVSTLLVLLLGVPAAFALSLRPVKKTKDVLFFFISTKMLPVVAAIVPLYVIVGDIGMLDNIWTLVILYTAMNLPIAVWMMRSFFLEVPSELLEAASMDGASLWTSVREVILPLVSPGIAATSLICVIFSWNEFFFAVNLTAVQAQTIPVYLVGFITGQGLYWAQLSAAATFAALPVVLAGWFAQNKLVRGLSFGAIK, from the coding sequence ATGAGTACCGCGACCACGAACAAGTCCAAGAAATCGACACCGCAGACATCTGACGGCGTGGCGATCAAACGCCGCAGCAATTGGGGAACGGGAACAATCTGGTCCGTCGTGGCCTGGGTGGCAGGCATCGTGTTCTTCTTCCCCGTGCTGTGGATGGTTCTGACCGGGTTCAAACAGGAGGCCGATGCCTACTCCGACCCACCGAAGCTGTTCTTCACCCCGACCCTCGATCAGTACCGCGGGGTGCTGGAAAGCGGAATCGGTACCGCGTTGCTCAACTCGGCGTTCGCGACCATCGTTTCGACGCTGCTCGTTCTGCTGCTCGGTGTTCCCGCTGCGTTCGCCCTCTCGCTCAGGCCGGTGAAGAAGACGAAGGACGTGCTGTTCTTCTTCATCTCCACCAAGATGCTCCCGGTCGTCGCGGCGATCGTGCCCCTGTACGTGATCGTCGGCGATATCGGGATGCTGGACAACATCTGGACGCTGGTGATTCTCTACACCGCAATGAATCTGCCGATCGCGGTGTGGATGATGCGTTCGTTCTTCCTCGAGGTGCCGAGCGAACTGCTCGAGGCCGCGAGTATGGACGGTGCATCACTGTGGACCTCGGTCCGCGAGGTGATCCTGCCTCTCGTTTCACCCGGTATCGCGGCGACATCGCTGATCTGCGTGATCTTCTCGTGGAACGAATTCTTCTTCGCCGTCAACCTCACTGCCGTTCAGGCCCAGACGATCCCGGTCTACCTCGTCGGCTTCATCACCGGGCAGGGCCTGTACTGGGCCCAGTTGTCCGCGGCTGCGACGTTCGCAGCACTCCCTGTGGTCCTTGCCGGATGGTTTGCGCAGAACAAGCTCGTGCGCGGTCTGTCCTTCGGTGCCATCAAGTAA
- a CDS encoding phosphatase PAP2 family protein gives MPQNSLPVLARALPIAGLFALLAVFAWPVRADLYLAVAPAVAGSAAASVVADVASYGLLALVALAGLLALWSLVRDRAAFWRLVCGGVGAIIAYVISEAVKLLVSEERPCRVWDVATALACPEVGDWSWPSNHSVLAAAFATSCIVSVPRTAWFAVPAALLVGVSRLAAGVHYLHDVASGFALAVLLVSLFVVLLRPAVGRLPRSWTSPQLRDHES, from the coding sequence ATGCCTCAGAACTCTCTGCCCGTCCTCGCCCGGGCTCTTCCTATTGCCGGGCTCTTCGCCCTGTTGGCCGTGTTCGCCTGGCCGGTACGTGCAGACTTATACCTCGCCGTCGCCCCGGCTGTCGCGGGCTCTGCGGCAGCCTCGGTTGTCGCGGACGTGGCTTCTTACGGGCTGCTCGCGCTGGTTGCCCTGGCCGGGCTTCTTGCCCTCTGGTCCCTGGTGCGCGACCGTGCCGCGTTTTGGCGGCTCGTGTGCGGAGGCGTCGGCGCGATCATCGCCTACGTGATCAGCGAGGCTGTGAAGCTGCTGGTGAGCGAGGAACGCCCCTGCCGCGTGTGGGACGTGGCCACAGCTCTGGCCTGCCCCGAAGTCGGGGACTGGTCCTGGCCCTCGAATCACTCCGTCCTGGCGGCCGCGTTCGCCACCTCCTGCATCGTCTCCGTGCCCCGCACCGCCTGGTTCGCGGTCCCTGCCGCGCTGCTGGTCGGTGTCTCCCGCCTGGCCGCAGGCGTCCACTATCTGCACGACGTCGCCTCCGGGTTCGCCCTGGCCGTCCTGCTCGTGTCCCTGTTCGTCGTGCTCTTGCGTCCGGCGGTCGGTCGTCTGCCGCGCAGCTGGACGTCCCCTCAACTCCGCGACCACGAGTCGTAG
- a CDS encoding sugar ABC transporter permease, with amino-acid sequence MTTTETRSADADSEEFVPRRRTVSKAEGWRRRGPLLPAMVFAIVVTQIPFLFTLYYSTQSWNLVRPGSREFNWLNNYVDVFRDSQFREVALNTVIMIVGTVIISVILGLFLALLLDRKFIGRSLIRTLLITPFLITPVAGALIWKTTMFDPVFGLINFVLSPFGVDQIDWVSRFPLPAVMANLIWQWTPFMMLLILAGLQSMPKDISEAARVDGAGPVALFRELTFPHLRRFIELGAVLGAIYLVNTFDAVYMMTSGGPGVASANLPFYIYQRAFLGFDIGQAAAMGVVTVVATIIVSTLALRLIFKSFSGNEEAA; translated from the coding sequence ATGACCACCACCGAAACGAGGTCGGCGGACGCCGATTCCGAAGAATTCGTACCGAGGCGAAGGACCGTCTCCAAGGCGGAGGGGTGGCGTCGACGCGGCCCGCTGCTGCCGGCGATGGTGTTCGCGATAGTCGTCACGCAGATTCCGTTCTTGTTCACGCTGTACTACTCGACGCAGTCCTGGAATCTCGTCCGGCCGGGCTCACGAGAGTTCAACTGGCTCAACAACTACGTCGATGTCTTCCGAGACAGTCAGTTCCGTGAGGTCGCGCTCAACACCGTGATCATGATCGTCGGAACAGTCATCATCTCGGTGATTCTCGGGCTGTTCCTGGCTTTGCTGTTGGATCGTAAGTTCATCGGCCGCAGCCTGATTCGCACGTTGCTGATCACCCCATTCTTGATCACTCCCGTTGCAGGTGCGCTGATCTGGAAGACCACGATGTTCGACCCGGTCTTCGGGCTGATCAACTTCGTGCTGAGTCCGTTCGGGGTGGACCAGATCGACTGGGTCTCGCGGTTCCCATTGCCTGCGGTGATGGCCAACCTGATCTGGCAGTGGACCCCGTTCATGATGCTGTTGATCCTGGCCGGACTTCAGTCGATGCCGAAAGACATCTCCGAGGCGGCTCGAGTCGACGGCGCAGGGCCGGTCGCACTCTTCCGTGAACTGACGTTCCCGCATCTACGACGCTTCATCGAACTCGGTGCCGTCCTCGGCGCGATCTACCTGGTCAACACATTCGACGCCGTGTACATGATGACCTCGGGCGGGCCAGGAGTCGCGTCGGCGAACCTTCCGTTCTACATCTACCAACGTGCGTTCCTCGGCTTCGACATCGGTCAAGCCGCAGCCATGGGCGTCGTTACCGTGGTGGCCACCATCATCGTCAGCACCCTGGCTTTGAGACTGATCTTCAAGAGCTTCAGTGGAAACGAGGAGGCGGCGTGA
- a CDS encoding NAD(P)-dependent alcohol dehydrogenase: MQVSVLTGPQEIRLESRPVPTPAADEVLVRVTAVGVCGSDAHYYREGRIGDHVVNGPLVLGHEAAGVVVAVGSAVADTRIGQRVSIEPQRPDPTSSQSRAGRYNLCPAMEFFATPPIDGALAEYVLIQSVFAHSIPDEISDEAAALFEPLSVGIASAQKACITAGSSVLITGAGPVGLVTAQVARAFGATEVIVSDIDESRRSNASRFGATRVVDPAATDVRNLEVDAFIDASGAPRAVVDGIHAVRPAGTVVLVGMGASDYALPISLIQNRELVLTGVFRYANTWPIARELVLAGLVDLDSMVTARFDLAGVEDALNADTVAGSIKAVVIPGFTKEHDA, translated from the coding sequence ATGCAGGTCAGTGTTCTCACCGGGCCGCAGGAGATCCGTTTGGAATCTCGGCCGGTTCCGACTCCCGCTGCCGACGAGGTTCTGGTTCGCGTCACAGCGGTCGGCGTGTGCGGTTCGGACGCCCACTACTACCGCGAGGGACGCATCGGAGACCATGTGGTGAACGGCCCGTTGGTGTTGGGTCACGAGGCCGCGGGCGTCGTCGTTGCCGTCGGTTCGGCCGTGGCAGACACTCGAATCGGGCAGCGCGTGTCCATCGAGCCGCAACGCCCGGACCCCACGAGCTCGCAGTCGCGCGCCGGCCGATACAACCTGTGTCCCGCGATGGAGTTCTTCGCGACGCCGCCGATCGACGGCGCCCTGGCCGAGTACGTCCTGATTCAGTCCGTGTTCGCCCATTCGATTCCCGACGAGATTTCCGACGAGGCGGCCGCCCTCTTCGAACCGTTGTCCGTCGGTATCGCGTCGGCGCAGAAGGCGTGCATCACCGCCGGGTCGAGCGTCCTCATCACCGGCGCCGGTCCGGTCGGACTCGTCACCGCTCAGGTCGCCCGCGCATTCGGCGCAACTGAGGTGATCGTCTCCGACATCGACGAGAGCCGACGTTCCAATGCGTCTCGCTTCGGCGCGACTCGCGTCGTCGATCCCGCCGCGACCGACGTACGGAACCTCGAGGTAGATGCGTTCATCGACGCCTCGGGCGCACCGCGAGCCGTCGTCGACGGCATTCACGCGGTCCGCCCTGCCGGTACCGTCGTACTCGTAGGCATGGGCGCATCGGACTACGCGCTGCCGATCTCGCTGATCCAGAACCGCGAGCTCGTTCTGACCGGCGTCTTCCGCTACGCCAATACCTGGCCGATCGCCCGGGAACTGGTGCTCGCCGGACTCGTCGATCTCGACTCGATGGTCACTGCGCGCTTCGATCTCGCGGGCGTCGAGGATGCACTGAACGCCGACACAGTGGCGGGAAGCATCAAAGCTGTTGTCATTCCCGGATTCACGAAGGAGCACGACGCATGA
- a CDS encoding sugar ABC transporter substrate-binding protein yields MRVLPKVVVAASLTTTLVLSGCAGAGSFGGDGDGTTITVAIVSNSQMSDAISLAPAFEAENPGINLKFVSLSENEARAKITASVATGGGEFDVVMISNFETPQWAENGWLTNLSEYADATPGYDEDDFIPTLKESLSYEGSMYSVPFYGESSFLMYRKDLMEAAGITMPEEPTWQEVADAAAALDSDDVSGICLRGKPGWGEVLAPLNTVINAFGGRWYDENWNAQLTSPETEAAVQFYVDTVREHGQAGAATSGFSECGTQLSQGNTAMWYDATSAVSVLEDPTSSNVVGKIGYAKAPSEAKGDNGWLYSWALGIPTTSENPDDAWKFVSWMTSKEYLNKVGNELGWERVPPGSRLSTYEIPEYKEASAAYGQVTLDSINGADPNDPTVDPVPYTGVQFLTIPEFQDLGTRVSQQISAAVAGRISVQDALAQAQQYAEVVGKTYQEGQG; encoded by the coding sequence ATGAGGGTACTCCCGAAAGTGGTTGTCGCGGCTTCGCTTACGACGACCTTGGTGCTGTCCGGCTGTGCCGGCGCGGGGTCGTTCGGCGGTGACGGCGACGGTACGACGATCACCGTGGCCATCGTCTCGAACTCGCAGATGTCCGACGCCATTTCCCTGGCGCCAGCATTCGAGGCCGAAAATCCCGGGATCAATCTGAAGTTTGTCTCGCTGTCGGAGAACGAGGCGCGCGCAAAGATCACAGCCTCGGTCGCCACCGGTGGCGGTGAGTTCGACGTAGTGATGATCAGCAACTTCGAGACCCCGCAATGGGCCGAGAACGGCTGGCTCACCAATCTTTCCGAGTACGCCGATGCCACGCCGGGGTACGACGAGGACGACTTCATCCCGACGCTGAAGGAATCGCTGTCCTACGAGGGAAGCATGTACTCGGTGCCGTTCTACGGTGAATCCTCGTTCCTGATGTATCGCAAGGACTTGATGGAAGCGGCGGGGATCACAATGCCCGAGGAGCCAACCTGGCAGGAAGTCGCCGACGCCGCAGCCGCATTGGACAGTGACGATGTCTCCGGCATCTGCCTACGCGGAAAGCCCGGCTGGGGTGAGGTACTCGCGCCGTTGAACACCGTCATCAACGCTTTCGGCGGACGCTGGTACGACGAGAACTGGAATGCACAGCTGACCAGCCCTGAAACCGAGGCTGCAGTGCAGTTCTACGTCGACACCGTTCGCGAACACGGTCAAGCAGGCGCAGCAACAAGTGGTTTCAGCGAATGCGGTACGCAGCTGTCGCAGGGCAACACTGCGATGTGGTACGACGCCACCTCCGCCGTCTCGGTCCTGGAGGATCCGACGTCGAGCAATGTCGTCGGCAAGATCGGCTACGCCAAGGCGCCGAGCGAAGCCAAGGGTGACAACGGCTGGCTCTACTCCTGGGCTCTCGGAATCCCGACGACCTCGGAAAACCCGGACGACGCCTGGAAGTTCGTGTCGTGGATGACCAGCAAGGAATACCTGAACAAGGTCGGCAACGAGCTTGGCTGGGAGCGAGTGCCACCCGGAAGCCGACTGTCCACCTACGAGATTCCCGAGTACAAGGAAGCGTCGGCTGCGTACGGCCAGGTGACGTTGGACTCGATCAACGGCGCGGACCCCAACGATCCGACCGTCGATCCAGTTCCCTACACCGGAGTGCAGTTCCTGACCATTCCTGAGTTTCAGGATCTCGGAACTCGTGTCAGTCAGCAGATCAGTGCAGCAGTGGCAGGACGAATCAGCGTCCAGGACGCGCTCGCTCAAGCGCAGCAGTACGCCGAAGTGGTCGGCAAGACGTACCAGGAGGGCCAGGGATGA
- a CDS encoding mannitol dehydrogenase family protein, producing the protein MKLNSHNLDDFIEDVAVPTYDRTEVTVGIVHFGVGGFHRAHQAMYVDRLLQQGEASHWGICGVGVLPGDRKMKDVMDAQNCLYTLTLKHPDGTWDTRIIGSIVEYLFAPDDAEAVIEKMASESVKIVSLTITEGGYNFSATTGEFDTENPAIVADLADGATPSTTFGLVVEALARRKNRGLQPFTIMSCDNIEGNGHMAQSTFTTFARLRDPALAEWITAEGAFPNSMVDRITPVTTPEVIQGLSDRYAIDDQWPVAGEPFTQWVLEDNFTLGRPPFEDVGVQVVDDVTPYELMKLRLLNASHQALCYFGYLSGYRLVHEVAQDSLFAEFLLAYMNTEATPTLAPVPGIDLDEYKKTLIERFSNPEIRDTVARLCAESSDRIPKWVLPVIRQNLETGGEIALATAVVASWARYAEAVDEQGQPIEIVDQLKDSLVPLARTQHENPTAFISNRAVFGDLIDNERFVAEYTKQLESLHLNGARATLQLLRA; encoded by the coding sequence ATGAAGTTGAACTCGCACAACCTCGACGACTTCATCGAAGATGTCGCAGTGCCGACCTACGATCGAACCGAGGTGACAGTCGGGATCGTCCATTTCGGGGTCGGCGGCTTCCATCGCGCTCATCAGGCCATGTACGTCGACCGCCTGCTGCAACAGGGTGAGGCGTCGCACTGGGGTATCTGCGGCGTCGGCGTCCTTCCCGGGGATCGGAAGATGAAGGACGTCATGGATGCGCAGAATTGCCTGTACACGTTGACCCTCAAACATCCCGACGGGACGTGGGACACTCGCATCATCGGCTCTATCGTCGAATACCTGTTTGCGCCGGACGACGCCGAGGCAGTGATCGAGAAGATGGCGTCCGAGTCCGTCAAGATCGTCTCACTCACGATAACCGAAGGTGGATACAACTTTTCGGCCACGACGGGTGAATTCGACACCGAGAACCCTGCGATAGTTGCCGACCTCGCAGACGGTGCAACACCGTCGACCACGTTCGGATTGGTCGTCGAGGCGTTGGCGCGACGCAAGAATCGTGGTCTGCAACCGTTCACGATCATGTCCTGCGACAACATCGAAGGCAACGGGCACATGGCGCAGTCGACGTTCACCACGTTCGCGCGCCTGCGCGATCCAGCTCTGGCGGAGTGGATCACGGCCGAGGGTGCATTCCCCAACTCGATGGTCGATCGCATCACCCCCGTCACCACCCCTGAAGTGATACAGGGACTTTCGGATCGATACGCGATCGACGATCAGTGGCCGGTAGCCGGTGAACCGTTCACGCAGTGGGTACTCGAGGACAACTTCACGCTCGGCCGTCCGCCGTTCGAGGACGTCGGAGTACAGGTCGTCGACGACGTCACTCCGTACGAGCTGATGAAGCTCCGGCTGCTCAACGCCAGCCATCAGGCACTCTGCTACTTCGGTTACCTCAGCGGCTACCGGTTGGTGCACGAGGTCGCGCAGGATTCGCTGTTCGCCGAGTTCCTGCTTGCATACATGAACACCGAAGCAACGCCGACGCTCGCGCCCGTGCCCGGCATCGACCTCGACGAGTACAAGAAGACGCTCATCGAGCGGTTCTCCAATCCGGAGATCCGAGACACCGTGGCGCGGCTGTGTGCGGAATCGTCGGATCGAATTCCGAAATGGGTCCTACCTGTGATTCGACAGAATCTAGAGACCGGTGGCGAAATCGCCCTGGCCACTGCCGTCGTGGCCAGTTGGGCTCGCTACGCCGAGGCCGTCGACGAGCAGGGGCAGCCCATCGAGATCGTGGATCAGCTGAAGGATTCACTCGTCCCACTCGCCCGCACACAACACGAGAATCCGACGGCGTTCATTTCCAACCGCGCTGTCTTCGGCGATTTGATCGACAACGAGCGCTTCGTCGCGGAGTACACGAAGCAGCTCGAGTCGCTGCACCTCAATGGTGCCCGGGCGACCCTTCAGTTGCTGCGCGCCTAG
- a CDS encoding sensor histidine kinase: MTSSTHTALSLLGVIVVAAVLTLHAPGPWTTLLAILTALVLGAGRHGARWLMTAAVAGTIGTALIAAAGLSSWAEGARELVFALAWVGLPWLAGLAWRLRSQVRAQAAEQAQQERQQRLEREQRERDAERLALAGILHDDLGHALSLVALNLGKLELDESQHDAARKTVETAREQLTDAVGRLGASVRMLRSGQVSGLAPQSEADLAGLVDQFRAAGATVVLEGRTGSGADESRVVRVVREALTNAAKHAPGAAITLNIETTADGTARVKVTNPVAAAGSEPGTGSGTGLSALEQVLTDAGGALEAGLRDDVFRMEALVPPVDHRAVAPEPERRPVQVGRRTMLIAAGLVVCSVVVLGGLQLFAQAEARRALLPAEDYARLIQGMSRSDAQALLPDHELLPVPSSPAGVECHDYAVESDWLADQSGDVYRVCFVGDRLASTALLASQGR; this comes from the coding sequence ATGACCTCCTCTACGCACACCGCGCTCAGCCTGCTGGGCGTGATTGTCGTAGCCGCTGTCCTCACGCTGCACGCACCTGGTCCGTGGACGACGCTTCTTGCGATCCTGACGGCTCTCGTGTTGGGTGCTGGCCGGCACGGGGCTCGCTGGCTGATGACAGCGGCAGTCGCCGGGACGATCGGGACGGCGTTGATCGCGGCGGCCGGGCTTTCCTCTTGGGCGGAAGGGGCGCGGGAGCTGGTGTTCGCGCTGGCCTGGGTAGGGCTGCCGTGGTTGGCTGGCCTTGCCTGGCGGCTGCGTTCTCAGGTCCGGGCCCAGGCAGCGGAGCAGGCGCAACAGGAACGGCAGCAGCGCCTCGAACGGGAGCAGCGGGAGCGCGACGCAGAGCGTTTGGCGTTGGCAGGGATCCTGCACGACGACCTGGGGCATGCGCTGAGCCTGGTCGCACTGAACCTGGGGAAGCTCGAGCTGGACGAGTCTCAACATGATGCCGCACGGAAGACCGTGGAGACTGCGCGCGAGCAACTCACCGACGCGGTCGGCCGGCTGGGGGCCTCCGTGCGAATGCTGCGCAGCGGGCAGGTGTCCGGTCTGGCCCCTCAGAGCGAGGCAGATCTGGCAGGCCTGGTTGACCAGTTCCGGGCCGCGGGGGCGACGGTCGTTCTCGAAGGCCGCACCGGCTCCGGTGCCGACGAGTCCAGGGTCGTGAGGGTGGTCCGTGAGGCGCTGACGAACGCGGCCAAGCACGCTCCGGGTGCCGCGATCACCCTGAATATCGAGACCACGGCCGACGGGACCGCACGGGTGAAGGTGACCAACCCAGTGGCCGCTGCAGGATCGGAGCCCGGTACGGGGTCTGGTACCGGGCTGAGCGCCCTCGAGCAGGTTCTCACGGACGCCGGCGGTGCTCTCGAGGCTGGATTGCGGGACGACGTGTTTCGAATGGAGGCTCTGGTGCCGCCCGTCGATCACCGGGCAGTCGCCCCAGAGCCGGAGCGGCGTCCCGTCCAGGTCGGACGGCGCACGATGCTCATCGCTGCCGGCCTGGTGGTGTGCTCGGTGGTTGTGCTCGGTGGGCTACAGCTCTTCGCCCAGGCCGAGGCACGTCGTGCTCTGCTGCCCGCCGAGGACTACGCACGTTTGATCCAGGGCATGTCTCGCTCGGACGCCCAAGCCTTGCTGCCCGACCACGAGCTCCTGCCTGTCCCGTCCTCTCCGGCGGGAGTCGAGTGCCACGACTACGCCGTAGAGTCTGACTGGCTGGCAGACCAGTCCGGCGACGTCTACCGAGTCTGCTTCGTCGGAGACCGCCTGGCCTCGACTGCGCTGCTGGCCAGTCAGGGACGATGA
- a CDS encoding ABC transporter ATP-binding protein, whose translation MAAITYKKASCVYEGADKLAVDSLDLDIQDGEFVVLVGPSGSGKSTALRMLAGLEEIDGGAIEIGGKNMVGVPSKDRDIAMVFQNYALYPNKTVGENMGFALKMRGVSLEERKQKVAEAAKILDLTEYLDRKPGKLSGGQRQRVAMGRAIVREPQVFCMDEPLSNLDAKLRVQTRTQIAALQRRLGTTTVYVTHDQVEAMTMGDRVAVLRGGKLQQFASPTDLYDNPVNAFVAGFIGSPAMNLMTVPIGSGGVQIGEFLLPLERDELTKLASLGLDEVTVGLRPEQLGIVHGGGEGFEGKVDLIEELGSESYLYAHLDDPKVKGLDGGPVSLVARSAVRAPAKIGESIGLTRLEGAIHLFHPETGARI comes from the coding sequence ATGGCTGCAATCACGTACAAGAAGGCATCCTGCGTCTACGAAGGTGCCGACAAGCTCGCTGTCGATTCGCTCGACCTCGACATCCAGGACGGTGAGTTCGTCGTCCTCGTCGGACCGTCCGGCTCCGGAAAGTCCACCGCTCTGCGTATGCTCGCCGGGCTGGAGGAGATCGACGGTGGTGCAATCGAAATCGGCGGCAAGAACATGGTCGGTGTTCCGTCGAAGGACCGCGACATCGCCATGGTGTTCCAGAACTATGCGCTCTACCCCAACAAGACCGTCGGGGAGAACATGGGATTTGCCTTGAAGATGCGCGGCGTTTCGCTCGAGGAGCGCAAGCAGAAAGTTGCCGAAGCCGCCAAGATTCTCGACCTCACCGAGTACCTCGACCGCAAGCCGGGCAAGCTTTCCGGTGGCCAACGGCAGCGAGTTGCCATGGGCCGCGCTATCGTTCGTGAACCTCAGGTGTTCTGCATGGACGAGCCGCTGAGCAACCTCGACGCGAAGCTGCGTGTCCAGACGCGTACTCAGATCGCGGCGTTGCAGCGCAGGCTCGGCACCACCACCGTGTACGTGACCCACGACCAGGTCGAGGCCATGACGATGGGGGACCGCGTCGCAGTTCTGCGCGGCGGCAAGCTGCAGCAGTTCGCGAGCCCGACGGATCTGTACGACAACCCGGTCAATGCGTTCGTCGCCGGCTTCATCGGATCACCGGCCATGAACTTGATGACGGTGCCCATCGGCTCCGGTGGAGTTCAGATCGGGGAGTTCCTGCTGCCGCTCGAGCGCGATGAACTCACCAAGCTTGCGAGCCTGGGGCTCGACGAGGTTACGGTCGGACTGCGCCCCGAGCAGCTCGGCATCGTGCACGGCGGTGGTGAGGGCTTCGAGGGGAAGGTCGATCTCATCGAGGAGCTCGGCAGCGAGTCGTACCTGTACGCGCATTTGGACGATCCCAAGGTGAAGGGTCTCGACGGTGGACCGGTTTCGCTCGTTGCTCGGTCCGCAGTGCGGGCGCCGGCGAAGATCGGCGAGAGCATCGGCCTGACCCGACTCGAGGGCGCGATTCACCTGTTCCACCCGGAGACCGGTGCGCGGATCTGA
- a CDS encoding sugar-binding transcriptional regulator: MSICSEWSTSRERVVTTTVPEVPGPQRSSKSTDDLRLALRAASMYHLEGATQAEIAVKLGVSRPTAGRLVAKARALGLVTIEINVPDELQGTVHADIERDLERAFGLTEALVVPDVIDGTDNGYGSLGRAAAAMLSRRLGATDTLGFTWGPETVAVAHSLRSRGVKCAQVVQLDGSMSAADYQTGVEYTLGRCAEYLQARPVRLNAPLYADPATVTALQQDSVISRALQAGTEADVMMYGLGPVSTSTTLFEGSFLDVQILDELHHLGAVGEIGGRFFGPDGTPTEGSLPGRTVSVGLDAIRDCNRAILISGGKKKHQAILGALRGGFATVLVTDIESARWLMAHTKEGS; encoded by the coding sequence ATGAGCATCTGCTCAGAGTGGTCGACGTCAAGGGAGCGGGTCGTGACCACAACGGTTCCAGAGGTGCCGGGCCCGCAGCGGTCGTCGAAAAGCACCGACGACCTGCGGCTCGCTCTTCGTGCCGCATCGATGTATCACCTGGAAGGAGCGACACAGGCCGAGATCGCGGTCAAGCTCGGTGTCTCGCGTCCCACCGCGGGCAGGCTCGTCGCCAAGGCAAGGGCCCTCGGGCTGGTGACCATCGAGATCAATGTGCCCGACGAACTCCAGGGCACCGTCCACGCCGATATCGAGCGTGATCTCGAACGCGCATTCGGTCTCACCGAGGCGCTGGTGGTTCCAGATGTCATCGACGGCACCGACAACGGCTACGGCTCTCTCGGACGTGCGGCTGCTGCAATGCTCTCGCGTCGACTGGGTGCAACCGACACCCTGGGATTCACGTGGGGGCCGGAGACGGTTGCCGTCGCGCATTCGCTGAGGTCTCGGGGTGTGAAATGTGCCCAGGTCGTCCAGCTCGACGGTTCGATGAGTGCGGCCGACTACCAGACCGGCGTCGAATACACCCTGGGGCGGTGCGCCGAATATCTGCAGGCTAGGCCGGTTCGCCTCAATGCTCCGCTGTACGCCGACCCGGCCACAGTGACTGCTCTGCAACAGGATTCGGTGATCTCACGCGCCCTGCAGGCCGGGACCGAGGCCGACGTGATGATGTACGGCCTCGGTCCCGTGTCCACGTCCACCACGCTCTTCGAGGGCAGCTTCCTCGACGTTCAGATTCTCGATGAGCTGCACCACCTGGGCGCTGTCGGCGAGATAGGTGGCAGGTTCTTCGGTCCCGACGGCACTCCGACCGAAGGATCCTTGCCTGGGCGCACCGTATCGGTTGGTCTCGACGCCATCCGTGACTGCAACCGGGCGATTCTGATCTCGGGTGGGAAGAAGAAGCATCAGGCGATTCTCGGCGCGCTGCGCGGAGGATTCGCCACCGTATTGGTGACCGATATCGAAAGCGCGCGTTGGTTGATGGCGCATACGAAAGAAGGTTCGTAA